Genomic DNA from Bacteroidota bacterium:
ACTAAATCCCATTTGTTTACCAATATCACTAAACCCTTGCGGTTTTTTTCTACTAAACTTAAAATAGCCAAGTCCTGCGCTTCGATTCCTTGCGTTGCATCAATCATCAAGCAACACACATCACAGTTTTCAATCGCGTTAATAGTACGCATCACGCTATAAAATTCAAGGTCTTCATGGACCTTTGCCTTTTTACGCATTCCGGCTGTATCAATTAACCAGAAGTCGTAACCAAATTTTGTGTAGCGAGAGTTAATCGTATCGCGTGTAGTTCCGGCGATAGGCGTAACAATATTTCTTTCTTCACCCAATAAAGCGTTGGTTAAAGAAGATTTCCCAACGTTCGGGCGACCTACAATAGCAATACGTGGTAATTCAATATCATTTAATGCCTTTTCTTCAGGCGGTAAAATTTTTACTAAAGCATCCAATAAATCACCGGTACCACTTCCATTGATGGCAGAAACAGTATACACCTCTCCTAATCCCAACTGATAAAAATCGGCAGCATAGGCAGCGCGTTCGTGATTATCTACCTTATTCGCTACTAACAAAACTTTCTTGCCTTTACTCTTGCGAATAATCCTAGCTACTTCTTTGTCGTAATCCGTTACACCTTCATTCACATCCACCACAAATAACAAAGCGCTACTTTCATCAATAGCAATTTGTACCTGGCGGCGAATTTCATCTTCAAAAACATCGTCACTTCCTTGTATATAACCACCGGTATCAATTAAAGAAAATTCAACGCCATTCCAGGTTCCCTTTCCATAATGGCGGTCGCGCGTAACACCGGCAACTTCGTCAACAATAGCCTGACGGGTTTCGGTAATACGATTAAAAAGGGTTGATTTCCCTACGTTGGGACGGCCTACTATGGCAACAATGTTTGGCATAACGGCGCAAAAGTACTAATAATTTCGGGATTAATTGGGAGTTTAATGATTGGGTTAAGTCAATAAACTAAAGAATATCATTGATTTGCAAGTCCATTGCTGCAGATAACGCGGATAAATATAGAGTTTGATCTATATATATAATAAGTTGCACGCTGAGACGCAAAGACGCAGAGAGTTTTCTTTACTTCTCTTTCCTCTCTGTTCCTCTGTGGTAAATGATTTAAACCCGAATACCAATAACACATACGTCGTCTACTTGCTCCAAATTGCCTTTCCAGCTATTAAATTGCTTATGTAGCTCTTCCCTTTGTATAGATAATTCCAAATTATGAAGGCTCAGTAAAAGTTCATTAAGTTGTTTGTATTTAAACTTTTTGCCCTTTGGTCCGCCAAATTGATCTGCAAAACCGTCCGTATACAAATAAAGCGTATCGCCCTTTTGCAATTCAACTCTGTATGTTTTGAAAGATTCCTGACGTTCACCCTGTCCCACCGGCATCTTATCCGCACTTAACTCAGCCAATTTTCCATCACGAATTAAAATCGGTTTGTTATGCGCCGATGCATAGGTGAAATAATTTTGATTTTTATTGTAGCAAATTAAAATTCCATCCATACCATCACGTCCTCCATCCTGAGAAACATTTTCAATTAAACGTGAACGCACATAATTGAATACATCGCCCGGTTCCGTGATTTTCTTTTCGTTAATGGCTTCATTTAAAAAACTAATATTTAATAAACTCATGAATGCGCCCGGCACACCATGACCCGTACTGTCACATACTGCAAGATAGAAATTACCATTATCCGCAGAAGATTTAGCATACGTTGCCCAATAAAAATCGCCACTCACAATATCTTTTGGTTTGAAGAAAACAAAGTTGTCAGAAATATGCTCGCTTATGAATTCAGCATGCGCTAATAGAGTTGACTGAATTCTTTTCGCATACTGAATGCTATCTGTAATCTCCTTATTCTTTTCTTCAACTAAATTTTTCTGCTGTACAATTTCCGAGGTTCTTTCCTTTACAACTTGCTCTAACTTTTCTTTTTCCTGCTTCAAACGCTTCGTTCGCCATTGAACTGTTCCGAAATAAATAACTGCGCCAACCAGCAGATATGACAAATAGGCCCACCAGGTTTTATACCACGGAGGCAAAATTTCGAATGCGAACTTTACTTCCTCCTTATTCCAAACACCATCATTATTACAAGCTATTACTTTAAAAACATATTTACCCGGCTGCAATCCTGAATAAGTGGCTTCTGTTTTATTTGTTACCGGCGACCAATCCTTATCAGCGCCTTCCAACCAAAATCTATATCTAACTTTTTCGGGCGCAGCATAACTTATACCAACAAAATTAAAAGTAAGATGATTATTAAAATAAGGTAATTGCAAGTTCACGGGTAAGGCAGTTGCAGGATGAATGCTATCGCAAAAAGGTTTAAAGTTAGCAGGCTCAAAAAATAATTTGATATCCGTTATTTGAGTGAGTGGTTCTTTTGCATTTACAAAATCCTCTTCAGCGTTGTAACAGCTTAAACCGGATTTAGTGCCGAACCAAAGTTTACCGTCGGAAGTTTTATAAAGCGCGTTACGCAAACATTCAAGAGCCGGAAATCCCTCTTCTGCCCCATAGTGTCGTACATTTATTTTTCCGGATTTATTAAAGAGATCGATATCGATTTTATCTAACCCTTTTGCGGTGGCGACCCATAAGTTATTTTGCTCATCGAATAAAATTCCGTTACACGCATCATCACTCAATCCATTTGCCGTTGAAATCGTGTGAAATTTCTTGCCATCAAATTTAGCCACACCACCACCGTAAGTTCCCACCCATAAATTACCTTGTTTATCCTCACGTGCCGCCATCACGTTATTGTTTGGCAATCCGTTTGAAGTTTTAAAATAGCTGAATTCATTGCCGCTTAGTTTACACAATCCGCCATCCCATGTACAAACCCAAAGATTATTTTTAGAATCAGGATAAAATGAATAGATATACAAACTACTTAATCCATCGTTCACTGTATAGTTTAAAAATGTTTTTCCATCAAACTTTGTGACACCACCCGACCAGGAACCCATCCACAAATTACCTGTATTATCGATTGCCATGGCAGTGGCGGGAAACGCTTTTATTCCATCTTTTTCATTGTACTTTTTCAACTTCGCGTCCTTATAATAATAAATTGCCTTAGTGGTTGAGAACCAAATTCCATTCTGCTTATCCTTCACGATGGAGAAAACAGTTTCATTTGCAATTTCTCTAATCGGTGTAGTTATCTCTCCTTTGTGCAAAATATTTAAACCATTACCGCTTCCTATCCAAAGTTTACCGTCATTATCTTGCACCATACATTGCGCGGAGTTGTGGAGTAATCTGTCAGCCGTTGTATAATGAATAAATCGATTTCCCGAAAACTTCGTGAGGCCATAACCCCAACAACTCAACCATAAATTACTTTCATGATCTTTGAAAATATTGTAAATAATATTTCCGGGCAATCCGTTTTTTACAGACATGCGAGAAGTTGTTTGCGTTTTGTAATTGTAACAAACTACACCTGTACCACTGGTTGCAAAATAAAGTGTTGATTTACCATCGTCAACTGCTTTAAAAACAAGCGTGCTATCCAAGAGAGGATTTGAAAATTTAGCGATGCTAGGTTCATCGGCTTTATAATTAAATTTAGAAACTCCTTTGAATGTATTTATCCAAACATTACCATTTTCATCTTCACTAAAACCCATTGCCGTGTGATAGGAAAGTCCGTCTTGCATGGAATAAGCCTTAAACGTTTTTCCATTGTAAAAAAACACACCGCTTTCCCAAGGTGCAATCCAAATATTCTTCTTGGAATCTTGAAACACATGCATCACCGGAACTTGCGGTGGGTCATTTGCTCCGTTTAAATGTTTTACCTTTTTACCGTCGTAAATAAATACTCCTTGTTCTGTACCCAACCATATATTGTACTGATCGTCTTCCAGAATACTGTAAATCTTATCGGGTACAGAATCGCCGGGTGCTGAGAATGGTTTTGAAATTTTACCATCGTAAATACATAATTTTCCACCAAGAGCTCCGATCCAATATTTACCTGTGTGGTCTTTAATTATTGGACGGGTTAAGTTACTACATAAACCATTTTTCTCTCCATAATTAAAAAAATCCTTGCCATTGAATTGAGAAATACCTCCACCAAATAATGTCATCCAGATATATCCCTTTTCGTCTTGAATGATTTGTGACACTTGAGAATGCCCGAGGCCTTCACGAACATTATAAGTTCGGAAATTATATTGTTGTGCTTTGCTCAGATAAGCTGTGCAAAAAATAAAACCGTATATAAAAATTGAGCGCACTATATTCTGATACCAATTATGCAAACATCATCAATTTGATCCAATGCACCCTTCCAATTTTCGAATGCATCGGCTAAGGCTGTTTGTTGTTTACTTACCGGCAAATGATGTATAGATACTAATAATTCATTGAGTCGGTGATACATGAATTTTTTGCTCTTTGGTCCGCCAAATTGATCCGCATATCCGTCCGTAAATAAGTACAACATATCATCCTTTTGTAATTGAAAAGAGTAATTATTGAATTGGCTTTCGGATTCGCTTTGTCCGACCGGTAATTTATCATAAGGTAATTCCATAACTTGATTGTTACGAACTACAACCGGCGGATTGTTTGCAGCGGCGTAATTAATACTTAGATCTTTCTTATTAAACTGCACTAATATTGCATCCATTCCCTCCTGCCCGCCATCTTGCGAAATACTTTCTATTAATCGTTTGCGCACATGATTAAAAACTTCATTAGGCTGATAAATTCCTTTTTCATTAATGGCTTCATTTAAAAACGTGATGTTCAACAAACTCATAAACGCGCCCGGTACACCATGACCGGTACTATCACACACCGCTAAATAAAAACTTCCTTCTTCCTTGTGATTTGGAATTTCGGTGTGGGTGGCCCAATAAAAATCGCCACTTACAATATCCTTCGGACGATAATACACGAAATACTCCGGGATATTTTTATTCAAGAATTCTTTATGCGCTAACAAAGTTGTTTGAATTCTTTTCGCATACTGAATGCTATCAGTAATTTCTGTCTGCTTCTCCTCAACCAATTTCTTTTGCTTTTCAATTACATCTTTTTGTTTTTGAGTTAAGGCAAATCGTTTATATAACAAGAAAGAAAATATTAGTACAATTGCTAAAATCACCAATACCATGAAAGTGTACAGCTGTTGCTTCAGCTTTTCTGCCTGCACTTCGACTTCCCGCTTTTGTTCCTCTTGCTCGTACTTATATTGCAGTTCTTTCATGAGTAATTCCTTCTTAACCTCTTCACCCATCAGCGTATCGCGGGTGGAAATAAATTCTTTATAATATTTAAATGCTAAATCGGGATTATTCATTATCTCATAATATCTGCTTAAACCTTCGCTTGTTTCTTTCACACCTTCAGGATCATTCAATCTTTTTGAAATACCATAAGCCCGAATCAGATTGTTATAAGCCCCTTCATAGTTTCTGAGTTCAAGATTTGTAAATCCCATATTCCCCAATGACATTGAAATTCCTATGCTATCACCAACATTCATTCTTATTTCAAGCGACTTATTATGATAGTACAATGCCTTCATGTAATTGCCTTCAAGTTGATAAATGGTACCGAGGTTATTGTAGGCGTTAGCCTGACTTCTATAATCATTATTGGCAATACACATTTGTAACGACTTCGTATAAAACGCAACTGCTCTTTTAAGTTGATTAAGTTGGCGGTAGGCTAAACCAATGTTGTTATATGCCGCCGCTAAATCACCTTTAATGCCGGTCCTTTTAATGAGTGCAAGATTTTCGCTGTATAATAATAAAGCCTGATTTGGGTTTCCTTGCTGCCAATAGATAATCCCAATAGAATTTATAATGATGGATGTTTGTTCATGAAACTCAAGTTTTTCACTTAGCTTCTTTAATACAAACAAATATTCAATTGCTTTACGATAATTTCCTATTAGAATTAAATCCGCATCAATTTTGTAGATTAGTGAGAGAAGTCCTGCTTTGTACTTGGATTTTTCAATTAATTGAATAGCCTCGTTAAAATAAACATCTGAATTTTTAAAATCTTTACGCTTAACTGCTACTGAAAAATTTTCGCATAAATTAGCAACAACAATAGTGTCATGCGAATCCTTATCAATAGAAACATAAGAAGTATCGCTTAAGGTGGTTTGAGAAAAGTAATTTGTAAAACAAAAAAAGAATAAGCAGATATTTACAATCGTTTTGATACTACAATTTATTTAAGTGAAAAAGGTTGGCATTCACCAACCTTGATTTTATTCTACCCAACTTTTATAATATTTACCGTCATCAATAGCCATGGCTTCTTCAGTAACCATTAGCGGACGAAAAGTATCAACCATAACAGCCAATTCCATTGTTTCTTTTTGACCGATGCTTCTTTCCATTGCTCCCGGTGCCGGACCATGCGGAATTCCTTTTGGATGCAAAGTAATATGTCCTTGTTCAATATTGTTACGACTCATAAAATCACCATCCACATAATAAAGCACTTCATCGCTATCTATATTACTATGATTATAGGGAGCCGGAATTGCTTGCGGATGATAATCGTATAAACGCGGACAAAAAGAACAAACTACAAACGTCGAGGTTTCGAAAGTTTGGTGCACAGGGGGTGGTTGATGAACGCGACCTGTTAATGGTTCGAAATTATGAATGGAAAATCCCCAAGGAAAATTGTAACCGTCCCAACCAATGACATCAAAAGGATGCGTAGCATAAACTACTTCATGCATCATACCTTCCTTTTTTATTTTGATTAAGAAATCGCCTTTTTGATCATGCGTTTCCAATTCGGTTGGCAATTTAAAATCGCGTTCACAGAAAGGAGAATGTTCGAGTAATTGTCCTGACGCGTTTTTGTAGCGCTTTGGCGTATAAAACGGAGCAAAACTCTCTACATAAAAAATACGATTATCAGAAGTTTCAAATTCCATTTGATAAATCATTCCGCGAGGAATAATTAAATAATCTCCGTATTCGAAAGGAATATTTCCCATGAAAGTGCGCAATACACCTTTTCCCTTATGAATAAAAAGCATTTCATCGGCATCCGCATTCTTATAAAAATAAGTACGCATACTTTGCTTTGGAGCGGCTAATCCTATATGACAATCGCCATTCACCAAAACAGCTTTACGACTATCTAAAAAATCATCTTGAGGTTTAATTTGGAATCCCTTTAATAAAAGTGCTTTAATGTTTTTTTCAATAGCAATTTTTGGTTCTACCGAATAACTTTTAATGATTTCCTTTACTTGAGTAGGACGATGAACATGATAAAGTAGAGAAGAGAATCCGCTGAATCCTTCCGTACCAAATAATTGTTCGTAATAATGATTCCCCTGCTTTGATTGAAAAACGGTATGTCGTTTTTGAGGGAAATTACCCAGTTTATGATAAATAGGCATAGTTAAATTACTTGATAGCCTTAACGTGAAGGTTATGTGTTAATGTTAACGTTGTTGTAACCGGAACGTTTCGTGGTAACAATTTAATTTTATATGTAATTGCATTTTCCACAAAACGATTTTTCATGTTGGCCTCTGTAAACTTTAAGTCAAATGATTTAGCGTTTGGCGGAATGCTATCACTTCCGGCATCGTACTTGGATGCTACTTCTAATTCAGGCTGGCCTTCTGCCTGAACATAAA
This window encodes:
- the der gene encoding ribosome biogenesis GTPase Der, which translates into the protein MPNIVAIVGRPNVGKSTLFNRITETRQAIVDEVAGVTRDRHYGKGTWNGVEFSLIDTGGYIQGSDDVFEDEIRRQVQIAIDESSALLFVVDVNEGVTDYDKEVARIIRKSKGKKVLLVANKVDNHERAAYAADFYQLGLGEVYTVSAINGSGTGDLLDALVKILPPEEKALNDIELPRIAIVGRPNVGKSSLTNALLGEERNIVTPIAGTTRDTINSRYTKFGYDFWLIDTAGMRKKAKVHEDLEFYSVMRTINAIENCDVCCLMIDATQGIEAQDLAILSLVEKNRKGLVILVNKWDLVEKETNSARDFEEKIKERIAPFRDVPILFISVLEKQRLMKVVETAMHVYEVMKRHIPTRKLNDFMLPLMENFAPPAIKGKYVKVKYVTQLKHQPTIILYCNLPQYITESYKRFLENKLREEFDFSGVPLVLSFRKKN
- a CDS encoding SpoIIE family protein phosphatase — protein: MRSIFIYGFIFCTAYLSKAQQYNFRTYNVREGLGHSQVSQIIQDEKGYIWMTLFGGGISQFNGKDFFNYGEKNGLCSNLTRPIIKDHTGKYWIGALGGKLCIYDGKISKPFSAPGDSVPDKIYSILEDDQYNIWLGTEQGVFIYDGKKVKHLNGANDPPQVPVMHVFQDSKKNIWIAPWESGVFFYNGKTFKAYSMQDGLSYHTAMGFSEDENGNVWINTFKGVSKFNYKADEPSIAKFSNPLLDSTLVFKAVDDGKSTLYFATSGTGVVCYNYKTQTTSRMSVKNGLPGNIIYNIFKDHESNLWLSCWGYGLTKFSGNRFIHYTTADRLLHNSAQCMVQDNDGKLWIGSGNGLNILHKGEITTPIREIANETVFSIVKDKQNGIWFSTTKAIYYYKDAKLKKYNEKDGIKAFPATAMAIDNTGNLWMGSWSGGVTKFDGKTFLNYTVNDGLSSLYIYSFYPDSKNNLWVCTWDGGLCKLSGNEFSYFKTSNGLPNNNVMAAREDKQGNLWVGTYGGGVAKFDGKKFHTISTANGLSDDACNGILFDEQNNLWVATAKGLDKIDIDLFNKSGKINVRHYGAEEGFPALECLRNALYKTSDGKLWFGTKSGLSCYNAEEDFVNAKEPLTQITDIKLFFEPANFKPFCDSIHPATALPVNLQLPYFNNHLTFNFVGISYAAPEKVRYRFWLEGADKDWSPVTNKTEATYSGLQPGKYVFKVIACNNDGVWNKEEVKFAFEILPPWYKTWWAYLSYLLVGAVIYFGTVQWRTKRLKQEKEKLEQVVKERTSEIVQQKNLVEEKNKEITDSIQYAKRIQSTLLAHAEFISEHISDNFVFFKPKDIVSGDFYWATYAKSSADNGNFYLAVCDSTGHGVPGAFMSLLNISFLNEAINEKKITEPGDVFNYVRSRLIENVSQDGGRDGMDGILICYNKNQNYFTYASAHNKPILIRDGKLAELSADKMPVGQGERQESFKTYRVELQKGDTLYLYTDGFADQFGGPKGKKFKYKQLNELLLSLHNLELSIQREELHKQFNSWKGNLEQVDDVCVIGIRV
- a CDS encoding tetratricopeptide repeat protein — protein: MFVLKKLSEKLEFHEQTSIIINSIGIIYWQQGNPNQALLLYSENLALIKRTGIKGDLAAAYNNIGLAYRQLNQLKRAVAFYTKSLQMCIANNDYRSQANAYNNLGTIYQLEGNYMKALYYHNKSLEIRMNVGDSIGISMSLGNMGFTNLELRNYEGAYNNLIRAYGISKRLNDPEGVKETSEGLSRYYEIMNNPDLAFKYYKEFISTRDTLMGEEVKKELLMKELQYKYEQEEQKREVEVQAEKLKQQLYTFMVLVILAIVLIFSFLLYKRFALTQKQKDVIEKQKKLVEEKQTEITDSIQYAKRIQTTLLAHKEFLNKNIPEYFVYYRPKDIVSGDFYWATHTEIPNHKEEGSFYLAVCDSTGHGVPGAFMSLLNITFLNEAINEKGIYQPNEVFNHVRKRLIESISQDGGQEGMDAILVQFNKKDLSINYAAANNPPVVVRNNQVMELPYDKLPVGQSESESQFNNYSFQLQKDDMLYLFTDGYADQFGGPKSKKFMYHRLNELLVSIHHLPVSKQQTALADAFENWKGALDQIDDVCIIGIRI
- a CDS encoding homogentisate 1,2-dioxygenase, with protein sequence MPIYHKLGNFPQKRHTVFQSKQGNHYYEQLFGTEGFSGFSSLLYHVHRPTQVKEIIKSYSVEPKIAIEKNIKALLLKGFQIKPQDDFLDSRKAVLVNGDCHIGLAAPKQSMRTYFYKNADADEMLFIHKGKGVLRTFMGNIPFEYGDYLIIPRGMIYQMEFETSDNRIFYVESFAPFYTPKRYKNASGQLLEHSPFCERDFKLPTELETHDQKGDFLIKIKKEGMMHEVVYATHPFDVIGWDGYNFPWGFSIHNFEPLTGRVHQPPPVHQTFETSTFVVCSFCPRLYDYHPQAIPAPYNHSNIDSDEVLYYVDGDFMSRNNIEQGHITLHPKGIPHGPAPGAMERSIGQKETMELAVMVDTFRPLMVTEEAMAIDDGKYYKSWVE